From the genome of Candidatus Hadarchaeales archaeon, one region includes:
- a CDS encoding extracellular solute-binding protein, translated as MDNRGLSTKIIAVGIGIVIIIAALVVLIPRGEKEKESIVVYHYWTAGADKQAVSMLSQMFENRTGIKPKMNAFTGYQDKLNLVIDTSPPDVAAHWFNNFYVGYARRGSLLDLTDFWQSEGLNQIFPEKISRLLEVDGKKYGVPLDIHWEGGVVIYNLRVLRAKGLNVPTTWGEFEALLEALKASGVEHPIAMGFKDAWPRDMVFTALLASIGGADFYIGLTRGENRWTDAPVQQAFEIYRQWCEKGYFDPSAPGLDWQEALSTFINGETAIYFMGDWACAALKQIGWKPNVDFIADFLPFKSGVRPIGIPDVEGFVIPSKAKNAQAAKEFLKFITDKNVQISFASIKGSFAPHKDARVEDYADSVQIAMWRKAENWDWALPLMWYYPQTVRNVFGDKMYEIWANPRTVNITQICEAIQAVVGG; from the coding sequence ATGGATAACAGAGGGCTAAGCACGAAAATAATTGCTGTGGGTATTGGTATCGTGATAATCATCGCCGCCCTTGTTGTGCTGATTCCCAGAGGTGAGAAAGAAAAGGAGTCTATAGTCGTTTATCATTACTGGACCGCTGGAGCAGACAAGCAAGCTGTTAGCATGCTTTCTCAGATGTTCGAGAATCGAACCGGGATTAAACCGAAAATGAACGCCTTTACAGGATATCAGGACAAGTTAAACCTAGTCATCGACACGAGCCCACCAGACGTCGCCGCCCATTGGTTTAACAATTTTTATGTTGGCTACGCACGCCGCGGATCTCTTTTGGATCTAACGGATTTCTGGCAATCTGAAGGCTTAAATCAAATATTTCCAGAAAAAATTTCAAGACTTCTTGAGGTTGACGGAAAAAAGTATGGTGTCCCGCTGGACATTCACTGGGAAGGCGGAGTAGTCATTTATAATCTAAGAGTGCTGCGTGCTAAAGGGCTGAACGTTCCGACAACTTGGGGGGAGTTTGAGGCCTTGCTGGAAGCACTGAAGGCAAGCGGTGTGGAACATCCGATCGCGATGGGCTTCAAGGATGCTTGGCCCAGAGACATGGTCTTTACGGCGCTTCTTGCCTCGATAGGCGGTGCAGATTTCTACATTGGACTAACAAGGGGAGAAAATCGATGGACGGACGCACCGGTTCAACAAGCTTTCGAGATCTATCGACAATGGTGTGAAAAAGGTTACTTCGATCCATCGGCTCCCGGATTAGACTGGCAGGAAGCCTTAAGCACTTTCATAAATGGAGAAACGGCGATTTACTTCATGGGCGATTGGGCTTGCGCGGCCCTCAAGCAGATAGGCTGGAAGCCCAACGTTGATTTCATCGCGGATTTCCTCCCATTCAAGAGCGGTGTTAGACCGATCGGTATTCCGGACGTTGAAGGTTTCGTGATACCTTCTAAGGCGAAGAATGCACAAGCCGCAAAGGAATTCCTGAAATTTATCACGGATAAGAATGTTCAGATATCCTTTGCTTCTATAAAAGGTAGCTTCGCTCCGCACAAGGACGCGAGAGTTGAAGACTATGCAGACAGCGTTCAAATCGCTATGTGGAGAAAGGCCGAAAATTGGGATTGGGCCCTACCGCTGATGTGGTACTATCCGCAGACTGTAAGAAATGTCTTCGGAGACAAAATGTATGAGATCTGGGCGAATCCAAGAACAGTTAACATCACTCAAATTTGTGAGGCGATTCAAGCAGTTGTTGGGGGGTGA
- a CDS encoding radical SAM protein, with translation MWLPFRPDSLEVLSDPLARKSLNRYFAVMEDKLPARFQICKRISVKIDLSSDESILLAEHKAAMEKFWKTLSKIDDGKIRLQEMEIPEVSLLELKIELAKRILRKCHFCERRCGVDRTIGERGACGVGEKPKVASEFMHYGEEPELVPSYTIFFSGCTFKCRFCQNWDISQFPDEGTEANPRILARLVENARDNGARNVNWVGGDPTPNLHAILEALWFCKTNIPSVWNSNMYLTTEAMDLLAGTQDIYLTDFKYGNDKCAERLSLVKNYFAVVSRNHKIAAADSELIIRHLVMPNHLECCTYPVLEWIAKNLGHETRVNIMDQYRPEYLAPKFEDINRRITVEEMDKALSYARKFGLKNIIT, from the coding sequence ATGTGGCTCCCGTTTCGGCCAGATTCGCTTGAAGTACTATCGGATCCACTCGCGAGAAAATCGCTGAATAGATATTTCGCTGTAATGGAGGACAAATTGCCTGCAAGGTTCCAAATATGCAAGAGAATTTCCGTAAAAATCGATCTTTCGTCGGATGAAAGCATACTTTTAGCCGAACACAAAGCGGCTATGGAGAAGTTCTGGAAAACTCTTTCGAAAATCGACGATGGGAAAATAAGGCTACAAGAAATGGAAATCCCGGAAGTTTCTCTTCTCGAACTGAAGATCGAACTTGCTAAGCGAATTCTCAGAAAATGTCATTTCTGCGAACGGAGGTGTGGAGTAGACAGAACGATTGGTGAGAGAGGAGCTTGTGGGGTCGGAGAAAAGCCAAAAGTGGCTTCGGAGTTCATGCATTACGGAGAGGAGCCGGAACTAGTTCCGAGCTACACAATATTTTTCTCAGGCTGTACGTTCAAGTGTAGATTTTGCCAGAATTGGGATATCTCGCAATTTCCGGACGAAGGTACGGAGGCGAATCCAAGAATCTTGGCAAGACTCGTTGAAAATGCGAGAGATAATGGAGCGAGAAACGTGAACTGGGTAGGAGGAGATCCGACGCCAAACCTTCACGCTATCTTGGAGGCCCTTTGGTTTTGCAAGACTAACATACCAAGTGTGTGGAACTCAAACATGTATCTGACCACCGAAGCGATGGATTTACTGGCAGGCACTCAGGACATCTACTTGACGGATTTTAAGTACGGAAACGATAAGTGCGCGGAGAGACTTTCTCTAGTTAAAAACTACTTTGCTGTCGTTTCTAGAAATCACAAAATTGCTGCTGCGGACTCGGAGTTGATCATAAGACATCTAGTCATGCCAAATCATCTTGAATGTTGCACTTATCCGGTGCTGGAATGGATTGCGAAAAATCTTGGACATGAAACTCGCGTGAATATCATGGATCAGTATAGACCAGAATATCTCGCGCCGAAATTTGAAGACATAAACCGTAGGATAACGGTAGAGGAGATGGACAAGGCTCTCAGCTATGCACGAAAGTTTGGTCTGAAAAACATCATTACTTGA
- a CDS encoding ABC transporter ATP-binding protein, giving the protein MVSVKLDHVTKRFGEVTAVNDVSFTIPDKELAVIVGPSGCGKTTVLRLIAGLEKPDSGYIYFGKVCVNDVAIRDRGIAMVFQDYALYPHMSVYDNMAFGLRNLGYNKEEVDKRVKNAAKLLDITHLLERKPSQLSGGQKQRVALGRAIVREPKIFLWDEPLSNLDAKMRVIMRAELRKLQKELKITTIHVTHDQLEAMTMADRVIVMRAGRVEQVGTPEEIYDFPANTFVAGFIGTPPINFFRASVVMKKSKVILDAGEFSIELPSEIAKIIRKADCREVIAGVRPEDILISRKGEKNTIEMKVDLVEPIGSEDFLYMSRGNLRMVAKAPPKIGLKMGDKITITFNMKHIHIFDAKTEKAVV; this is encoded by the coding sequence ATGGTCTCAGTAAAGCTCGACCATGTGACAAAAAGGTTCGGAGAGGTTACAGCAGTCAACGACGTATCTTTTACAATTCCGGATAAAGAACTCGCTGTAATCGTCGGGCCAAGCGGATGTGGAAAAACTACCGTGCTCAGACTCATTGCCGGATTGGAAAAACCCGACAGTGGGTATATATACTTTGGTAAAGTTTGCGTCAACGATGTGGCAATCAGGGACAGAGGGATTGCCATGGTTTTCCAAGATTATGCTTTGTATCCACATATGTCCGTCTATGACAACATGGCATTTGGACTCAGAAATCTTGGTTACAATAAAGAAGAAGTAGATAAAAGAGTGAAAAATGCGGCCAAGCTATTGGATATAACTCATCTTTTAGAAAGAAAGCCAAGCCAACTTAGTGGGGGTCAAAAACAAAGAGTTGCCCTTGGAAGAGCGATCGTCCGTGAACCAAAAATTTTCCTGTGGGACGAGCCACTTTCTAACCTTGACGCCAAGATGCGTGTAATCATGAGAGCAGAACTTCGCAAATTGCAGAAGGAGTTAAAGATCACCACTATTCATGTGACGCACGACCAACTCGAGGCAATGACGATGGCAGACAGGGTGATAGTGATGAGAGCCGGGAGAGTCGAGCAGGTTGGCACTCCGGAGGAGATATACGACTTTCCAGCGAATACATTTGTAGCTGGCTTCATAGGTACACCGCCGATCAATTTCTTCAGAGCTTCAGTGGTGATGAAAAAAAGCAAGGTGATTTTGGATGCTGGCGAATTTTCGATTGAACTACCTTCCGAAATCGCAAAAATAATCAGGAAAGCAGACTGTCGAGAAGTGATTGCCGGAGTTCGCCCCGAAGACATTTTGATATCGAGAAAAGGTGAAAAAAATACTATAGAAATGAAAGTAGACCTAGTAGAGCCGATCGGATCGGAAGATTTTCTCTATATGAGCAGAGGAAACCTGAGAATGGTCGCCAAAGCTCCCCCAAAAATCGGTTTGAAAATGGGAGACAAGATAACCATCACATTTAACATGAAACACATTCACATTTTTGACGCAAAAACGGAAAAAGCGGTCGTCTGA
- a CDS encoding glucoamylase family protein produces MNSLVKRSVVLVLVTASVLGGVYISRPSGTKKPSLEKWEKVYSFAIDWEEISNTPIRWSDIGQEEKSFLTDLQRRSFLYFWEKADQVTGLVYDRASNPDISSIAATGFGLSAICVAEANGWISKDEAYQRVLRILKNFDPDKPSVEGKNGFFYHFVNARTGRRAWMSEISSIDTAILIAGALHAGQHFKGTEIESLASRIYKAVQWDWMLLNNGLLSMGWTPEGGFLSPASGYSEYILAYILALGSPTHSIPPKSWDTWTSTFSWYSHDGRRFLTPGGRTMLAYLYQFPACWIDFRNIHDGKANYWLEGVAALKANRLFCLEESRVNRWPAVWGWTACDGINGYLGFRNTFDGTVAPSAVAAAIPFIPENAILDLMRMYWEYSEKIWGEYGFVNAFNPSQNWFDNDYIGIDQGNTVLMLEAFKSGSVWKEFMSIPYIINALRKAGFVEGFHHDSGGFVKDWIVIGPFGLGEAEAFNSDFVGETSLLFYKSGERIAGREWVEHHAPYGDPVSRFIDFCQILGPYEETGAYAFTVIYSPSKKTVELRVGSDDSVKVWINGKLVHSNRVARAAAPDQDIIPDIWLEEGTSTILVKVCNKAGGWGFYLRILEKK; encoded by the coding sequence GTGAATTCCCTCGTCAAGAGATCCGTCGTGCTGGTTCTTGTGACCGCTAGCGTTCTTGGGGGCGTTTACATCAGCAGACCCTCAGGAACTAAAAAACCATCACTCGAGAAATGGGAGAAGGTTTATTCTTTCGCAATCGACTGGGAAGAGATTTCGAATACACCGATACGCTGGAGCGATATCGGTCAGGAAGAAAAATCTTTTCTGACAGATCTTCAAAGAAGGTCCTTTCTTTACTTTTGGGAAAAAGCCGACCAGGTCACAGGGCTCGTTTATGACAGAGCAAGCAATCCCGATATTTCAAGCATCGCGGCCACAGGTTTCGGTCTTTCTGCAATATGTGTGGCAGAGGCAAACGGATGGATTTCCAAAGATGAAGCATACCAACGTGTCTTGAGGATACTAAAGAATTTTGATCCCGATAAACCGAGCGTGGAAGGCAAAAACGGGTTTTTCTATCATTTTGTCAATGCACGAACAGGCCGGAGAGCTTGGATGAGTGAAATCTCCTCCATTGACACAGCAATACTCATCGCAGGGGCTCTCCATGCCGGACAACACTTTAAGGGAACCGAAATCGAGAGCCTTGCTAGCAGGATTTATAAAGCAGTCCAGTGGGACTGGATGCTTCTCAACAACGGACTTTTGAGTATGGGATGGACGCCCGAAGGTGGATTCCTTTCTCCAGCCTCCGGATATAGCGAGTATATCCTGGCATATATCTTAGCCTTGGGCTCGCCCACTCACTCGATTCCCCCAAAAAGCTGGGATACATGGACCAGTACCTTCAGTTGGTATTCGCACGATGGCAGACGATTCCTGACACCGGGCGGCCGGACAATGCTGGCATACCTTTATCAGTTTCCGGCTTGCTGGATCGATTTCAGAAACATTCATGATGGAAAGGCAAACTATTGGTTAGAGGGAGTAGCCGCTTTAAAGGCAAATAGACTGTTTTGTTTGGAGGAATCTCGAGTTAACCGCTGGCCAGCTGTTTGGGGGTGGACAGCCTGTGATGGAATAAATGGTTATCTTGGTTTCAGAAATACTTTTGATGGAACTGTTGCTCCATCAGCGGTAGCCGCGGCCATCCCATTCATTCCTGAAAACGCAATCCTTGATCTGATGAGAATGTACTGGGAATATTCTGAGAAAATTTGGGGAGAGTACGGTTTTGTGAATGCGTTTAACCCTAGTCAAAACTGGTTCGATAATGACTATATAGGAATCGATCAAGGCAACACGGTTCTAATGCTTGAGGCCTTCAAAAGTGGATCAGTTTGGAAAGAGTTCATGAGTATACCTTATATTATCAACGCTTTGCGGAAGGCGGGTTTTGTTGAGGGATTTCACCATGACAGCGGAGGATTTGTGAAAGACTGGATAGTGATAGGACCCTTTGGTTTGGGGGAGGCTGAAGCCTTCAATTCCGATTTTGTCGGAGAAACTTCATTATTGTTTTACAAATCTGGAGAGCGTATTGCGGGAAGAGAATGGGTCGAACATCACGCGCCATATGGCGATCCGGTGTCTAGGTTCATTGATTTTTGTCAAATTTTAGGGCCATATGAAGAAACGGGGGCTTACGCTTTTACGGTGATTTATTCGCCATCGAAGAAGACCGTGGAACTCAGGGTGGGAAGTGATGATTCTGTCAAGGTCTGGATAAATGGGAAACTTGTTCATTCTAATCGGGTTGCTAGGGCCGCCGCTCCGGATCAAGATATCATACCAGATATATGGCTTGAAGAGGGAACCAGCACAATATTGGTGAAAGTTTGCAACAAAGCAGGCGGCTGGGGATTCTACTTAAGGATACTTGAAAAGAAATAA
- a CDS encoding carbohydrate ABC transporter permease — translation MSEKSTKILYVIVFFICIIWVLPLITVIFASFKPEVEIRTGNPLYPPTDPTTSNYSDALYEGSPPLLTAFKNTLIITTPAVLGSVFLGALAAYPLARLKFKGSTTVYLLLLFGMMFPFQLVMVPVFKAADFLGLYETTTGNYLAVIGTHIIFGVPFCAFILRNFFKTVPRSLQDAAMIDGCSHFSFFFRILLPLSLPALAVISLLQFTGIYNDMLWALVLMRYTDTYPVATTLASLSTTAGVPYGLLCAAGFLAVLPTLILFILLQRYFIQGLAAVGQ, via the coding sequence ATGAGTGAAAAGAGCACAAAGATTCTTTATGTGATTGTTTTTTTCATATGCATTATATGGGTCTTGCCGCTCATCACCGTGATATTCGCATCATTCAAACCGGAGGTGGAGATAAGGACGGGTAATCCTCTCTATCCGCCTACGGATCCAACTACTAGCAATTACTCAGATGCTCTTTATGAGGGAAGCCCGCCGCTCCTTACCGCTTTCAAAAACACTCTGATAATAACGACCCCTGCTGTGCTCGGTTCAGTCTTTTTGGGCGCTCTAGCGGCGTATCCTTTAGCAAGGCTGAAATTTAAAGGAAGCACGACAGTATACCTTTTGTTACTCTTCGGGATGATGTTTCCATTTCAATTGGTAATGGTTCCGGTTTTCAAGGCTGCAGATTTCCTCGGTCTTTACGAGACGACCACCGGAAACTATCTGGCGGTGATAGGCACGCATATCATCTTTGGTGTGCCTTTCTGCGCTTTTATTCTTAGAAACTTCTTCAAAACTGTGCCCAGATCTCTCCAGGATGCCGCAATGATCGACGGATGTTCTCATTTCTCATTTTTCTTCAGAATTCTTCTTCCCCTCTCTCTGCCAGCCTTGGCTGTCATATCTCTCCTGCAGTTCACAGGAATCTATAACGATATGCTGTGGGCGCTGGTTTTGATGAGGTATACCGACACATACCCTGTTGCGACAACTCTAGCCAGCTTATCAACAACGGCCGGCGTGCCGTATGGGCTTCTCTGTGCGGCAGGCTTTTTGGCAGTCCTCCCCACGCTAATCCTTTTCATACTGTTGCAAAGATATTTCATACAGGGGTTGGCCGCGGTAGGTCAGTAA
- a CDS encoding sugar ABC transporter permease: MKKFPYAGKTGNGEARQRLEEEFREEEKPEKTAFLFLLIPLLCIGFVIFTIVYLFAASFTSNGEFVGLQNFVKLFTEDPYFWPALWHNLFWMIWAILIPVGLGFILAFILSAGLKGEGFFKGVIYFPALLSGATIGVIWSWFFLPKDNGVLNFILSKLGLMGLANPTTKLWINDPSSPVPFLWIITIPVFAISVMVILLSFFPKVSDLSLVLIVSLFGIGIPAILYKTGAVSTSLVSILIASTWAGSAVSMVMFLAGMRAIPKSVLEAAKVDCASWFQTLRHVILPYLRPVFTILIVLSAISSVKAFDLVYTLAGQEGGAGHHAADVLALYIYRSLKIGNYGYASAIGVIGILVAIAPVIIYITLMRRREEE, translated from the coding sequence GTGAAAAAGTTCCCCTACGCTGGTAAAACCGGTAATGGGGAAGCCCGCCAAAGGTTAGAGGAGGAGTTCAGAGAAGAGGAAAAACCAGAAAAAACAGCCTTTCTCTTTCTTCTAATTCCACTGTTGTGCATAGGTTTCGTGATTTTCACGATAGTTTACCTTTTTGCGGCAAGTTTTACCTCAAACGGGGAATTTGTGGGACTCCAGAACTTTGTAAAGCTTTTCACAGAGGACCCATACTTCTGGCCAGCCCTATGGCACAATCTTTTCTGGATGATCTGGGCTATTCTGATCCCGGTAGGACTCGGATTTATCCTAGCGTTTATCCTAAGCGCAGGGTTAAAGGGCGAAGGATTTTTCAAGGGCGTGATATACTTTCCAGCACTCCTGTCCGGAGCCACAATCGGAGTGATATGGAGCTGGTTTTTCCTCCCGAAAGATAACGGAGTTCTGAATTTTATCCTGAGCAAGCTCGGGCTGATGGGTTTAGCCAATCCCACTACTAAACTTTGGATAAACGATCCTTCCAGCCCAGTTCCATTTCTCTGGATAATAACTATTCCTGTGTTTGCGATTTCGGTCATGGTGATTTTGTTGTCATTCTTTCCGAAAGTATCCGATTTGTCGCTTGTTTTGATTGTCAGTTTATTCGGCATTGGGATTCCAGCGATCCTTTACAAGACTGGGGCAGTCTCCACCTCGCTGGTTTCAATCCTCATCGCATCAACTTGGGCGGGATCCGCGGTATCCATGGTTATGTTTCTGGCTGGAATGAGAGCAATCCCAAAAAGTGTTTTAGAAGCGGCAAAGGTCGACTGTGCTTCTTGGTTTCAGACACTTAGGCACGTCATCCTACCATATCTTCGTCCTGTTTTCACCATCCTCATTGTGCTCTCCGCGATAAGCTCCGTTAAGGCCTTTGACTTAGTCTACACACTTGCTGGGCAAGAGGGTGGAGCTGGGCACCACGCCGCAGATGTTCTAGCTCTTTACATCTATCGCAGCCTGAAGATAGGAAACTACGGATATGCGAGCGCCATAGGAGTTATCGGGATACTAGTTGCAATAGCGCCTGTTATCATCTACATTACTTTGATGAGGAGGAGGGAAGAAGAATGA
- a CDS encoding glucoamylase family protein, whose amino-acid sequence MRLKKTLLLIWPLFIVLVGVLVLRFSHTSSGYYLYIVDPHGDDYGPGTYTYPVDFTFRLENFGKRETFDVVEFKVYEKNDKEIVFEYRLAQPIVDPWGLSSKPYPISVHGIDIYIDTGKPGGHTETIFDKTVPGNLEMNPSGTINAKISEDAAWEYAVRAHGWEVAIFRNPTGENGGKIKVGSLEVDKEKGIIRILIPNRITGRPSSDWKIVTYIFGIDYGNARVVNAHASAWNFGGGRDDNSDPNIIDLIVPPGTTQEEILNFEKGAVFLPGIPLTSKSYTSQKGRIMVKPLETGLSPEEIPPMDNILNEIVRRGIMYFWDFSDKETGLVRDTTKYPNDEFPASVAATGFGLTSLIIGAHRGWLDNQLVYEHILRTLRSFRDNVAQHNGFFYHFVRMSTGERWEPAKLGKPGESSELSSIDTALFLAGALTAAEYYKGTEVEVLAKEIYERVRWDWMLADDNTLYHGWTPERGFLPHKWEYYAESMILYLLAMGSPTHPIPPSSWDAWERPLANIGTRRMYIMSPPESLFTYQYSHAWIDFRNKHDRYADYWQNSINAIYNNRNFVIWVAINNPGKYSAFGEDIWGLTAGDAPCAKTGYKNYGAYLGGYDGTIHPYGMVASLPFVPELSMRGIQALLQRYGREIWREYGFTSGFNPDIDWYSRDYTGIDVGIQVIMVQNYLDNFVWNLFMRNDYIKNAIRLAGFVEGTLENGRAVTVEYEQKYLKPVEVKETIASKAPPTIKIDGLLSDWSEATFETVGPQDVVLGSIRSDIENVRGRFAAAWDKNFLYLACDVTDTILVTNIEPDDIHSLYRTDSIEFYIQPDRFVPGAAGIFKIAAIPFDTKGNPQACRHEDVNPGPISMVAPEVKLASSRTSNGYVIEIAIPWKYLGLEPAEGVKIGLNFTIQNTYIRDAEPGEYVRTAMLSWIRVPVVWARPSTWGVLTLT is encoded by the coding sequence TTGAGATTGAAAAAAACCCTGCTGCTGATATGGCCGCTTTTTATTGTTTTAGTTGGGGTGCTTGTTTTACGTTTTTCTCACACGTCATCCGGGTATTACTTATACATTGTAGATCCACATGGGGACGATTACGGACCAGGAACGTATACCTATCCGGTAGACTTCACCTTCAGGCTGGAGAACTTTGGTAAGAGAGAAACTTTCGACGTGGTGGAGTTTAAGGTCTATGAAAAAAATGACAAGGAAATCGTCTTTGAGTATAGACTTGCACAACCTATTGTTGATCCTTGGGGCCTAAGCTCAAAGCCATACCCGATCAGCGTACACGGAATCGACATCTACATAGACACGGGAAAGCCGGGAGGGCACACAGAAACGATATTTGATAAGACTGTGCCCGGAAATCTAGAAATGAACCCCTCCGGAACGATAAACGCAAAAATAAGTGAGGATGCCGCTTGGGAGTACGCGGTAAGAGCTCATGGCTGGGAGGTTGCTATCTTCAGAAATCCGACTGGTGAAAATGGAGGGAAAATTAAAGTAGGTTCGCTCGAAGTGGATAAGGAAAAGGGAATTATACGTATTCTCATCCCAAACCGTATAACGGGAAGACCCAGCTCTGACTGGAAGATTGTCACGTACATTTTTGGCATAGACTACGGAAATGCTAGAGTTGTTAACGCTCACGCGTCCGCTTGGAATTTTGGTGGAGGTAGAGACGATAATTCAGATCCGAACATTATTGATCTCATAGTTCCACCGGGCACGACTCAGGAGGAAATCTTGAATTTCGAAAAAGGCGCTGTTTTTCTACCCGGTATCCCATTGACTTCGAAATCCTATACATCTCAGAAAGGCAGAATCATGGTTAAGCCGCTAGAAACCGGACTGAGTCCTGAAGAAATTCCTCCAATGGATAACATTCTCAATGAAATCGTCAGAAGAGGCATCATGTATTTCTGGGATTTCTCAGATAAAGAAACCGGTCTCGTTCGCGATACTACTAAGTATCCGAATGATGAGTTTCCAGCAAGTGTAGCGGCGACAGGTTTCGGTCTGACATCCTTGATAATAGGAGCGCACAGAGGGTGGTTGGATAACCAACTTGTTTATGAACACATTTTGAGAACTCTAAGGAGTTTCAGGGATAACGTTGCCCAGCATAACGGCTTTTTCTATCACTTCGTTAGGATGTCAACGGGTGAACGCTGGGAACCAGCAAAACTCGGAAAACCGGGCGAATCTTCTGAACTCTCCTCCATAGATACAGCACTCTTTTTAGCTGGTGCTCTAACAGCGGCAGAATATTACAAAGGAACAGAGGTAGAAGTCCTGGCCAAGGAAATCTATGAACGTGTCAGATGGGACTGGATGCTTGCAGACGATAATACTTTGTATCATGGATGGACGCCAGAAAGAGGATTCCTCCCACACAAGTGGGAATATTATGCGGAGTCTATGATTCTCTACCTTCTGGCGATGGGTTCTCCCACGCATCCAATTCCTCCAAGCAGTTGGGATGCATGGGAGAGACCGTTGGCAAACATCGGAACTAGGAGGATGTACATAATGTCTCCGCCGGAAAGTCTCTTTACATACCAATATTCTCACGCGTGGATAGACTTCAGAAACAAGCATGATAGGTATGCGGATTACTGGCAGAATTCTATCAACGCTATCTATAACAACAGGAATTTTGTAATCTGGGTAGCAATAAACAATCCTGGTAAATATAGCGCTTTCGGGGAGGATATTTGGGGACTAACTGCCGGAGATGCTCCGTGTGCAAAAACTGGCTATAAGAACTACGGAGCATATCTGGGGGGATATGACGGAACCATTCATCCTTACGGCATGGTCGCTTCTCTCCCCTTTGTTCCGGAGCTTTCCATGCGCGGAATACAAGCGCTTCTCCAGAGGTATGGAAGAGAAATCTGGAGAGAATATGGATTCACTAGCGGTTTTAATCCAGACATTGATTGGTATTCCCGAGATTACACAGGGATCGATGTCGGGATCCAAGTCATAATGGTGCAGAATTACTTGGACAATTTTGTTTGGAATCTTTTCATGAGAAATGATTATATTAAAAACGCCATACGCCTTGCTGGATTTGTTGAAGGAACACTGGAAAATGGCCGAGCTGTGACTGTAGAATACGAACAGAAATATCTCAAGCCGGTGGAAGTGAAGGAAACCATCGCTTCTAAAGCTCCACCAACTATAAAAATCGATGGTTTGTTGTCGGATTGGTCAGAAGCAACTTTCGAGACCGTGGGACCGCAAGACGTCGTTCTCGGGTCGATAAGGTCCGATATTGAAAACGTCAGGGGAAGGTTTGCTGCGGCATGGGACAAAAACTTCCTGTATCTAGCTTGTGATGTCACGGATACCATACTTGTCACAAACATAGAGCCAGATGATATTCACAGCCTATACCGTACCGATAGCATAGAGTTTTACATTCAGCCAGACAGATTCGTGCCTGGAGCTGCTGGAATTTTCAAAATTGCGGCAATACCATTTGATACAAAAGGAAACCCGCAGGCATGTAGACATGAAGATGTCAATCCTGGACCGATATCTATGGTTGCTCCCGAGGTGAAGCTCGCATCAAGCAGAACTTCAAACGGTTATGTGATCGAAATCGCTATCCCCTGGAAATACCTTGGCCTGGAGCCTGCAGAGGGTGTGAAGATAGGGCTTAATTTCACGATTCAAAATACGTACATCAGGGACGCGGAGCCCGGCGAATATGTAAGAACTGCCATGCTTTCTTGGATAAGGGTGCCGGTTGTCTGGGCGAGACCATCAACATGGGGGGTGCTTACACTAACATAA